GTAGGGGAGAAAAGTTTAGTGTAAACCTTCTTCTGAGCACCTCTACCAAATTTTTCTACTTTCATCTCCACTGCTGGACATTCTTCCACTCCTTCCAGTAAGCTGTAACTACTTTGGATGTTTTGTGTCTCAATTTCAATTTTCTCCTTGCCCTTGGAAATCCGTTTGTTTACACTACTGGCTCTTCTATTAACCACTTCACCTTCGTTTGATGTTTTCTTTTCTGCAATAACCGACTCTGCTTTTCCCTCATTTGATTCTGCTACTCTCCCATCACTTTCCACCTCTTCCTTATCCACAATTGGAACAGAGATCTGCATAGGTTCATCCCTTTGCACTCTTGATAGTGGTATCCACTTTGGCAGCATATTTATAGGACAATTCTTAGTTTGATGTCCAAACTTTTTGCATTTTGTGTAACTAGGTGGTATCCACTCTTATTCTACATCCTAATATTCCAGCTTCCTAGTTTCATTCACATAAGGAATCTTTGTTGGTCTAACTGCTCCTATTTTTAACTCCATAAATATCCTTGCATAAGCTACTCCAGATTGATTAGCAGTCTATTTATCTGTATACAGAGGTCTGCCATTGTAACTAGCAAATTTGCTCAAGGAGGCCTCATTATAATAATGCAATCGTAGATGAGCTCATTGAATCCAAATTGGGACAGCATCAAGCTCTTCCTCCTCATATCCAATTCTGGGCTCCAAGGCTCCAAAAACGACATTTTACTTGCAATTGGCCATGGAGATTGCTCCAATACACATGTCTAACTCTCAGCAGAGGAAAAGTTGAATATAAAAATGCCATTCTTCAAGGATATCACCTCAACCTTCCCCATTTCAGCCCATCTATTTTCCACAAATTTCTGGACAACGCTAAATGGAGGGTTGAATCCCATAGCAAAGCCTACTACCGCATGCTACTATTTCTCCAATCCTTGAGATACATCCTCCATCGACACTTGGATTGGGCATTGATCTTCCGGTGGAATAAATTTAAGATTCAATCCGCCATGAGCTGGTTGAACTCCACTGACTACTTGTGCCCAAGACTTACCACCCATCTCTGGTGAATAATGCTCTGGATTCACTTGTCCAATAGCTTGCTCCAGCTTCTCAGGTTGCATTTGGCTAACATCAAGTCCCAAAATTGAAGCATGAATGGCTTGAGGTGTCAACCGCTCCATGAATTGGGACTTTAGAACCCTACTTATGGCGACTTTAAGCAAGAGAGAAGAAGACAGTTGGCTAACAAAACTCTACAAAAATGCAAAAAACCAATAGGGTGAAATGTATGCGAATGTGAAGTTGAATCAGAATATATACAGAAACAAGAATGCAGAGCTGCCAATGTGCAACAATGGGGGAAGTTTACTCTGCGCAAGTTAGCAGACACAATTGCCAAGTACGCATGTTAGCCCATACAGTTTGACTTCAATAGGGTAATTGATTTATATTTTAATGAGCATCCATGTTTTGTACTAACAAACCAAATAGTGGTATGTAGTTGGTAATTAATTAATATTTTAATCTTAAGTGCAAGGTTTTTTTTACACATAAAAACCGACACCAGACACGTCTAATGGCAAAACAAATTATAAAAATTCAATCTTTTAATAATAAAACTATTGtctgataataatttttttaatctaaATTATAGGTTCATTTCTTCAGCACACAAATCTCAATGTGATATCCCATTAGTCAACGTATGCAAGAAAAGTTCCAAGATTATGCTTAATTAATTTAGCACAAACATATGTTAGTATAGAACTCCTTGTAACTTACTATAATGACAAAAATGAGGTTCATACACTCATGTCTTTTTCAAGTCCCATGTGTAGCATAAAAAACCCATTAAACCCTAACATCAGAGTTCCCACACCCTTAACTTTTTTTCTGACATCTTTCCATTTTGGGTTAATACTTTGAGAGTTTTAACTATTTCTTAACAAGCACTTCTTAATTGAAAGATAATTTACTGAAACATATCCTAAATCGTGTACAGATCAGTATACTCATCCCTTGGTTGCTTCACCCAGTCCATTAAAACCACAAACTTCACAATTTCCTCGATTACTGAAGTTGGTGAAATGATTAGGCTACAAAACTCATTGTATGCCACCTATCTCCCTAATTTACCGAACAAGATAAGGAGTTTTTCACTTGGTCAACTTTCGGGATGTTTCAATCTGTGGGGTTCCCTTGTTCCAATACCCTTTTGGGCATTCTTGTCCATGCGAGAATATTCGTCCAACACAAGACCCATGTAACCGAATGGTTTACTAGTAGAAATTGACAAAATAACTCGAATGGCGCGCATTTTCCAATTTAATGACCTTTTTTGTCACAAAAAAAATTAGGTGATCAAACTGTCccatttttaatagttgagtgaTAATTTTGGCCTTTCACTCTAGGGAAAAAATAGTCAAGGATATCTATAGTATTATAACACTCTTGCGCATGAATGAAGTAACGCTAGACTTTTAAACCTTGGGGGGCAAAGTGTATATTAAACTTATATAAcgtaccaaaagtgaaactaATTCCTAATTAGGGGGCAAATTGCAATTAAGTCTCTGCATATTTTTCCCAAATTGCACTCCAACAATTCAAAAGCAAGAATTAGTAATATCGGAGAGAAAGAGCCCAAAAATTCCAATCCAATAGAATGAGTAGTAGTAATTACAACGGCAGAAAGAAGATGGAGAAGTCAGTTGAAGAAGATGAAGTGGATGAATTGCTGAAAGCTGCACAAGATGATATGCTTCTTAAACTCAGCCTCAATTCCCACATGACCCACTCttcctctcaattttctagcatTGACCCTGATCTTGATTCACGCTTTCTAGCCCTGAAAAAACCCcatcaatcaaaatcaaattcaaaatcaatatcaAAATCAAAGCTTGATGATACAGCAGGCACAACCCAGAAAAACCCAGAAAAGGTTTTGCAAAATATCGATGAAAGTGATGATCTTTTTGCAAGATTTGCTGCTCTCAAGAGTTCTCTTCCTTCGTATAATACTTCTGTTAGAGATGGTCAagtgcagcagcagcagcagttgATGGATGGTGATGGTGCTGGAGAAGAAGATGAAGTGGAGAAGGTAATTAAGTGGGCTATTGATGCTGCTAGGCTTGACccttctcctccctctaatTCTAATGATGATGCTGCTAGTGATGCTGATGATGTTAGTGATGATGAGGAGGATGATGGTCATGGTGTTGATGCGGTGAAAAAGAGTAAAGGGAAATGATGAGTGGGTGTAGTATGACTGTTTTTGTCAATTGTCATTCTCTGCAAACTGTAAGAGTTAGAGCTAATTCATAAAGAATCAAATTTTTGAGACTTTCTACTTATTTCTAAATTGTTGTTGTTTTGAAGCATAAATTAAATACACATTGCTGAATAATCTTCTGTATTTGGTGTGACGTAAGAATGGGATTTGGTTTACATAATGAAAAATTTAATTGTTTTTTTCTCTTACGGTGCTTTCATTGGACGGAGGTCAGATTTTTTTCACTATCTCTAAGTTTAAACTGTAGAATGATATGCTAACAGGCCTAAAATTTGTGGTCTTTTGGAATATGTTAGTTTTACTCTATCTTCTGAAACACTCCAAGGAGAATTATTTTGCATCATGATTTTCTGTTGAGTGATCCTTTCATCCTACCACAGTGATTgtctgaaaattttttattaccaTATTTGTTTTCCGATTGCATTTTCTTTGAAGTTAGCTGGGTTTGCTTTAAAACTAGGAGTGAGCCTTGGGAAAAATCGCATACTGTTAGAAAGTTGAGTAGAATTACTTCATGGAAAGCTCAAAAATTGGGGTTAGTAGACCTTGATTCTCAAATTCAGACCAAAGTTGCAATTGCTTGGTTCCGCAATTCAGCTGTTTCACTGCATATGTTTCTAATTTTTGGTCTTTCAAGTGGTTAAGAACTCTTCCAATTCATTTGGCTTAGGTATTCATATTTACGTAGAAAAGACTCTGTAAAGTGACTCTTCATTTTAACACTATTCACTCCTTTGCATGTAAAAAATTTGATCATGCTTAAAGGAATCTTGGTTTCCGCAAAACAATGATTGGGGGTTGCAGATGACATAGACTAGCACTAGCAAGTTCTGAATAGTTTCTACTTGCATTTCTGTCAACTTTATGTGGAGGCAGACCAGATTGCTCTAAAGGGTGCCTTGATAATTTTTCACCATTTTGGATGTTTAGAAAACTATGTGATTAATAATAGAAATACTGTACACTATGTCATTATCTTTTCTAATTGAATCTTCAACCTGCTGCTAGCAAAACAGTGCAATGGGTTAAAGCTTAAATATTTGCAATATTTCACGTTATACTAAAATAATTGAAGAGGTTGCCACTTGATGGATTCCAAATTGAGTTGTCACATTGCCTGTTTGAATGGAATCTAGAGTAGACAAATTCTGTTGCTATGATGCAATAATCTTATTGCTAGATGGTAACCATCCTTATTGATGTGGTGTTAACTATTTTAGTAATGCAAAAATAGGCCATAAATGTATTAAGTTTTTTTCTTAACTGGATTTCTGATCTCCAAAAGAGCAAGACTTCTTTCTTTTCACGCTCGTAGTTCTGCAAATACAGCACTTCATCTTTGTGCAAGCAGGATCCAATAATTGGGTATCATTTGACGCTTGAAGCTTTTATTGTTGGAGATCTTTTGATTTGAAATGGAAAGAGGCATTAAGTGAAAGTAGTTGCAACTAAAATACTGCCTCTGTCTTTTACAAATTTCCTCTCCTTTACCTCATCTTTCGTCTCTTTTGATGGAGACTGGCAAGGAAAGAATCTAAAATAGAAAGCCAAGGCTTGTGCAAAAGCTTGAGAACGCAGAGGTATAGTCGTCTGTGGTTATGTCTTTTCTGCAAATAGAATTTCTATCCAGAAAATTTCCCCCTCTGTTTAGTTAAAACTATTTACCATCAATATTGAAACTCATTGTACTCAAGGGCCTGTAGTTTCCAACAATTAGTGGTTTGATCTCTGGTTACTGATGAATTGTTGAGAATGAAATTCTAATATGATTTATGTCCTAGACGAAGAATTGTGCCTGGAATCTCTTTGGTGTGAGTAGGAGCACATCCAGGTTTTGTTTAGGATTTCAGAATGGACAAGAGAGTTCGACGTATATATGATGCAAGTGACAGAATATGATCCAGATCAATATTTTAGCATCACACTGGTGGTAATTTAGAAGTTCTGTTATGCAGATTATGGATGAAATGCACAATGGAACCCATACATTGCTTACTTGTGTTTGTGATCATTGACTGCTTTAGTTCTTTTATATCACTAAACCCTAGTGGCATGACCTGGCTAAGATTTTGTGTCCAGGCCATTTTTGCCTGAAAAGAAACCTGCAAGTTCTTTCTTCAcaattttctctttaattagGAATGATCTGCTTTTATTTTCTGGGACCCAGCCTAattattatttgttttgatCCAACCTAATCATCAACCACAGATTTATGAGCTTGTATTGGTATTTGCACAAATTTTATTTGTTGGATAGAAGAATATACTGCTTTATACATATTTGGAATGCTTTATCAAACACAATAACTTCTTCCTTTACGGAGATTAAgccattttttagtttttgttctAATATAAATGCTGTCTAAGCTACTTGATTAATACTTGCTGCTTGGAATATGATGACATCCAATATGCTTTCCATGAAATTAGTTTTGTCTGCTACACTTTCAAAAGCTTGATTGTTGAGATTTGATTCCATTACTATCAAGCTCTACATTTATTTCCTAGAGTAACCTTCATCTTTTCCAACCAGGAGAGGAGAACAATTTTGTCGGAGTGCATTTAAAAGGTTTTCATATGTATGAGATTTTATATTTTCCTTTTGGAATGTGCAAGTATTAGTTACAGGAGATGTAGGCTCTCATGGTTGTATACTTCTAGATGTTATGTTTTGATACTTTGTGGAACTTAAAGATCCAGAAGAGTGCTTTTAGTTATCTACAACTAGCTGCAAGCAAAGGAATCCCCGTGCCAAGATCAGTAAAGGGATAATTTGCAGAAAACATTACCTTAATTAGGCGTGTTAGTTTGTCAGATTCCAAATGCTTTGTTAGTTCAATAATAAACTGCAGTTATATTATCTACTTCAATTGAAATGAAATACTAAAATAAATGGTAAATCCATATCTGGCACTTCCAATCCACATTCTAATGCACAATTGTGCATGCAATATCATATTGTTTACTTTGGCTATTAAGTAAAGAGTGGGGAGATAAACTTCCAATTTTATAATTGGCATTTTAATACTATGTTCACACTTCTGTCTGCAACTCTTTTATTTTAGAACGGagtattctctctctctctctctctctcaacccACTCTTCCTTTCTAGTATCCTTTGATCACTCCCTTGGGAGAAATAGGTAGAGGCCACTTGTCCATGACTTGGTTTGTGAGAGATTTgatagtttttgtttttcttttgttggtgCTTTACTAGAATTTCTCTTTTCTAAATCCCCTGAGTTTCCTGTTTTCACACTCTATTCTTTATGCTAACAAACTTATGTGTGTTTCTGAATTACCATATCTCTAATAAATCCCCGGAATTAAACTGAAGGGCTGCAAGTTATGAGTTGTTATGATGTAGTCTGACTGGGCATTTGTTTCAATTATGCAGTTATAGTGCAGCTAAATGTTCTGAAAAGTTTGTTGGACTTTATTCTTTGTTTGAGATAGATTCTAAGTTTTGTTTCTTCATATATGGTGTTCTATCCTATTTGGCATCTTGTGTTACTCTAAATTTTGGTTCTAAGTTTGTTCTATTTCAGTCTGTTGTTTTTAGTCAAAATATAGTAGCTTTTATTAGGTAAACTTTCTGGTCTAATTTCTTCAAGCATGTAAAGGACATATTGATAGTTGTTACTGACAGAGCAAAGCAAAAGAAATTGGTCTTGCCTGTAAATTTATCTTTATTAGTAAGAGTTGTTTATGCACATCACAAGGGAATACCTGATTTTACCCGTGTTACTTTTCTATATGGTAATTACAATAGGAATTTATGCCCAAGGTCTAGCATTATCCCAACCTTACATCTACTTTCTTCTTTGTTCATTAGTTTTGTCTTGCtgtgttgtttttttttttttgggaaagggggggggggggggggggtggggtcTTTCTCTTCTGAGCATAGCTTGGTGTATGAGATCATCAGGTCACCATGGAACGGACATGTTGTCATAGGATTTCCCTGAAATCTCACAGCTCTTGGAGAGCATTGCTATTTCCAATCTGTTTTGTGGTGATTCCTTAGAACCGTCATATCCAACATCGACTACTGAATGAAGCAATATTTCAGTAAGTCACCATCTCTCTCTTGTTTGGAAGACTTTTTCTAGTCAATTAACTCTGTTTTCTCTTCTTCGTCTTCATACTCTAGAGCTAATTGTATCCACATTTCTTATAGTATAGTCATGCAAAACCATCCTGGCAAAGTTGTGGATAGTGACCATTGGCCTCTTGCTGGTCGTCGTCTGCTGGATCAAGATACCAAAACTGTAGACAGCCCAACTCCTTGATGGCTCTGTTCCTGGTCCATATTCAGGcatctttcaaaaatttgcaaGTAAGAAGATTTTTTATAATTGCCCATCTGATGTTACTCTAGAAACCTCGAACTGTTGGGTAAAGAAAAGAATGCTGTAACATGAGGACTTAAGATACCACAGTATTTAGCAGGCTAAATGTCAACTAGTCAAATCAAACAATTGTATATGGAAGCTTTAGACAGTTGCAGAATCATAaacattttgaaatttgagaaATACCTCGTTAGTTATATGGTATGTGTTAATGCTATTTTTTTaagggttttattttttatattttatttttttataacttCTTTTTAGAAAGAACAATGTTGCAAATTCCGAGCAAAGCAAAAATTTATCAACCTGGACCTCCATAGCCTACAGTTCCTTTTTACTCCTGTTGGACCATACT
This portion of the Coffea eugenioides isolate CCC68of chromosome 11, Ceug_1.0, whole genome shotgun sequence genome encodes:
- the LOC113753706 gene encoding uncharacterized protein LOC113753706 — encoded protein: MSSSNYNGRKKMEKSVEEDEVDELLKAAQDDMLLKLSLNSHMTHSSSQFSSIDPDLDSRFLALKKPHQSKSNSKSISKSKLDDTAGTTQKNPEKVLQNIDESDDLFARFAALKSSLPSYNTSVRDGQVQQQQQLMDGDGAGEEDEVEKVIKWAIDAARLDPSPPSNSNDDAASDADDVSDDEEDDGHGVDAVKKSKGK